A stretch of DNA from Candidatus Bathyarchaeota archaeon:
AACAATTTTTGCCTATTTTTCAAAATAACTTCAAAATCAAATATCCTAAAACTATTTTTATTATTTTTTCTGCACAGCAGGCAACTAAAAATAAAGGTTCAATTTTGGCATTTAATTTGATAGTCAAGGTTTCTTGACTAGTTTACAAAAAATTTGGTCAATGTTTCTTGACAAAAAAAGTTTTTAGATAACAACTCTAAATATTTTTGATGAACAAAGGGAGGCTACAAAAATTAATACAAAAAAAATCAAGAGCATTTTGTTGTTCATCGTTATTGTTAGTGTTGTTAGTGTTTTCTTGTATTATTTGACCTTGACCTCGTTTGGTTGGAACCAATGGTTATTGGTTGCCGCTAATGTTATTTTTTTTAGTATATTTATTGCCACAATCCAATTCAGAAGAAAAGTAGCCAGACTCCCAAGCAGTGTGTATCTGGCATTTACTGTAGCCTTTTTTGCTGAAATGTTCGGATTGCCATTAACAATGTACGTGTTTATGGGAATGTTCGGATACAACGAAGTTTATTCTATTGAATTCTTTTTAACCCAATCCCTAGGACAAGAAACAGCCTTTATGATCCACCACTGGGTGTTTAACATCTCAAAAATTGTCATGGGCATTGGCATACTACTAGTAATCTACGGATGGAAACAAATCTACGAAGGCAAAGGCAAACTTGTCACCACTGGATTGTACCGATACATACGCCACCCCCAATACTTGGGATTTTTCCTGATAACCTTAGGAATGAACATACAATGGCTAACCATCATCATGCTTGCCCTATGGCCGGTCGTAGTCATCCTCTATTATAGACTCTCCAAAACAGAAGAAAAAGAAGCGATCGAAAAATATGGAGAAAGGTACCTCAAATACAAAAATGATGTGCCAGGATTCATCCCTCGTTATCTCCGCCCTAAACAGACAACATATTAAACCAAAACCTTGCCTCTAGCATTCCCATAAAATCAGCTAATTTTGGATATGAACGCTGAATTCATAAGACAGTTAAATACCAAAAGCACAGTTAGCGTCAATACAGCTTGGAGATAAATTGTGATGGAAAAATTGGGCTCAATTCAAAGCCGAAAACGGCTACAAAAAATGATTATGGAAACATTCACCAACGAAATCCATACACTTACACCAGAATTGCAAACTATTCTGGCCGATGATATGGTTACTGCATTCCAGAATAGATTAACCGTTTTCCAGAGAATTCAATCAAAATCTACAGTATATACTGAATAACTGTAAAAAGTATATTAAGAATCCATAAATAATATATACAAAAATTGGGAACATAAAATCAAGAGGCGTTAACATTGCGAAGGTCAAAACTTGAAATGTATATCGATATCCTGAGAGTATTATCACAAAAAGGTCCACTTAAGCTAACGCACATCATGTACAAAGCTAACGTGAACTGCAGTGTACTCAAAGAGTACCTAGATTTCCTCATTGAGCAAGAACTTGTAGAGGAAAAAACCGTTGGCAAGAAAAGGATAGTTTTCGTTGTTTCAGAAAAGGGATTAAAAGTTCTAAAATACTTCAGAGAATTGAAGGTAATGCTACCTGTCGTTGAAGAAGGACAGGCCAAATTGCCTGCATCTCTTTATTAGGAACTCCTTTTTTCCTTTGTCTTTACATTTTTATTTTGTTTTATTCACTAATTTTTTCAGTTCAAGTTTCCAAACTTGCACTTTCAGTTTAACAATATGAAGTATCATATCATAAGATTTAATAAACTATTTGTAGTACATTAGTTCAGATCCCAAAATGGATTTAGGACCAAAACCATGGCAGCTTACCGGAAAATAGACACAAAATCGACACAACTGCTGGAAAAAATTAGAGAGAACCTTGAGAAACTCAACGATAAAATCGACGTAATGATAGAAATACAAAAACACGGACAAAAAGAACTCCCCGAAAACTTGCCGGAAGCCCTAGATGTAATGACGTTACTTTCCCTTCCTGATCATCTAAGGAAAACAGCAGTTACTCTTTGCAAACTAGAAAAAGCGACAGCTGACGAAGTAGCAGAACAAACAAAACGAGCAAGAGCAGTAGAAAGTGGATACCTAAACCAACTTGTGATCATGGGATATATGAAAAAAGAACGAGATGGCCGAAAGGCATACTTCTACGTTGACAGAGAGGAGACATAAAAAAATGGGAAAAATAATTGCAATTCATTCATACAAAGGCGGAACTGGAAAAACATCACTGTCAGTAAACTTGGCAGCTACATATGCCAGACGAGGAAAAAAAGTCTGTTTAATGGATTTGGATTTTCGAGCCCCAAGTCTTCATGCCATATTTAAAAAAGAAAAACTAGACCACTGGCTTAATGATTACCTTAATGGCGTATGCGAAATCGACAAAGTTCTAGTGGACGTAAAACAACACAATAACGGCGGCAAATTAACAGTAGGCTTAGCAAATCCCACCACCGAAGCTATCCGAGACATGACCGCAAAAGACAGAAAATGGGAAATGAAAGCACTAGGTAGACTCCTGTCACTCAGAGCAGCAATTCTTAACGAAGGCAATTTTGATTACATAATCTTTGACACAAGCCCAGGACTTCAATATTCTTCCATAAACGCAATCGTAACTGCAGATATTGTATTAGTCGTAACAAGCTTAGATGCATCAGACATTATCGGCAGCCAACGCATGACCAATGAACTTTATGATCTCTTCGAAAAGAAGACAGGAATCCTAATCAACAAAGTAATCGCAGATTACCTATCTTCAAAAGAGGAAGAAAAGAAATTCAACAAACGCATCAAAGAAATTCATAGCTTACCAGTGTTAGCAACAATACCATGTTTCTGCGAAGTACTACGGGCAGCAGGAAATTTCATATTCTCAGAAGAACGCCCCGATCATCCATTCACAGAGACTTTAAATAACATAGCCACAAAAGTCGAACAATTCTAAACTTTATTTTTTACTTCTTTTTTTGTTCGAACTTTTCTCTAGCTTTC
This window harbors:
- a CDS encoding isoprenylcysteine carboxylmethyltransferase family protein translates to MFIVIVSVVSVFLYYLTLTSFGWNQWLLVAANVIFFSIFIATIQFRRKVARLPSSVYLAFTVAFFAEMFGLPLTMYVFMGMFGYNEVYSIEFFLTQSLGQETAFMIHHWVFNISKIVMGIGILLVIYGWKQIYEGKGKLVTTGLYRYIRHPQYLGFFLITLGMNIQWLTIIMLALWPVVVILYYRLSKTEEKEAIEKYGERYLKYKNDVPGFIPRYLRPKQTTY
- a CDS encoding transcriptional regulator, with protein sequence MAAYRKIDTKSTQLLEKIRENLEKLNDKIDVMIEIQKHGQKELPENLPEALDVMTLLSLPDHLRKTAVTLCKLEKATADEVAEQTKRARAVESGYLNQLVIMGYMKKERDGRKAYFYVDREET
- a CDS encoding MinD/ParA family protein — translated: MGKIIAIHSYKGGTGKTSLSVNLAATYARRGKKVCLMDLDFRAPSLHAIFKKEKLDHWLNDYLNGVCEIDKVLVDVKQHNNGGKLTVGLANPTTEAIRDMTAKDRKWEMKALGRLLSLRAAILNEGNFDYIIFDTSPGLQYSSINAIVTADIVLVVTSLDASDIIGSQRMTNELYDLFEKKTGILINKVIADYLSSKEEEKKFNKRIKEIHSLPVLATIPCFCEVLRAAGNFIFSEERPDHPFTETLNNIATKVEQF